In Penaeus vannamei isolate JL-2024 chromosome 14, ASM4276789v1, whole genome shotgun sequence, one DNA window encodes the following:
- the LOC113807792 gene encoding proprotein convertase subtilisin/kexin type 5, which translates to MFPLAAALAASLVLVTSAQNGNSYFFECQAEGRFPHPKDCSSYVDCVLSPLGHFLQIKDSCNGGSYNEHLKTCVPDKECKNSFRRGRALISDHTYQHMCSEGNGFLCADCMTMISCVDGVAYSHPCSSGSTCAELEVFGGGVCYPERPEECACPEANTFRVDHYDSKKFFYCNDSWSTPEMFECPEETAFDETTTQCVNKENLPECERSGMFAIASNCSQYYTCIASKDGWIQKALSCDTPDFMYNEASGSCEDPCSWDEGAFSCQAEGRFPDPRDCQRFFECIAVGDGFRVFSRECPAGYHWDSISQGVGLCTKTTDGSSCKAFTPNKCVIPENMCTQGGATGESLVGDGTTPAEETPAPPALRRATRRGNRRV; encoded by the exons ATGTTCCCCCTCGCGGCTGCGCTGGCTGCGTCCCTCGTCCTC GTGACATCGGCACAGAATGGAAATTCATActt CTTCGAGTGCCAGGCCGAAGGAAGGTTCCCCCACCCGAAGGACTGCAGCTCCTACGTGGACTGCGTGCTGAGTCCTCTCGGCCACTTTCTCCAAATCAAAGACAGCTGCAATGGGGGCTCGTACAACGAACATCTAAAGACCTGCGTTCCC GACAAGGAGTGCAAGAACTCGTTCCGTCGGGGTCGAGCCCTGATATCGGACCACACTTACCAGCACATGTGTTCGGAAGGAAACGGTTTCCTTTGTGCCGACTGCATGACGATGATCAGCTGCGTGGATGGAGTAGCCTATTCGCATCCCTGCAGCTCCGGGTCCACCTGCGCCGAGCTAGAGGTCTTCGGCGGCGGCGTCTGCTACCCCGAGAGGCCCGAGGAATGCGCCTGTCCTGAGGCCAACACCTTCCGGGTCGACCACTATGACTCCAAGAAGTTCTTCTACTGCAACGACTCTTGGTCTACGCCGGAGATGTTCGAGTGCCCGGAAGAGACGGCCTTCGACGAGACGACGACCCAGTGCGTTAATAAGGAAAATCTTCCCGAATGCGAACGGTCGGGGATGTTCGCCATCGCGAGCAACTGCAGCCAGTACTACACGTGCATCGCAAGCAAGGATGGCTGGATCCAGAAGGCCCTCTCCTGTGACACGCCCGATTTCATGTACAACGAAGCGTCGGGCAGTTGCGAAGACCCATGCAGCTGGGACGAGGGAGCGTTCTCGTGCCAGGCGGAGGGGCGCTTCCCCGACCCCAGGGACTGCCAGCGGTTCTTCGAGTGCATCGCGGTCGGCGATGGATTTCGCGTTTTCTCCCGCGAGTGTCCCGCCGGGTACCATTGGGATAGTATCAGCCAGGGGGTTGGACTTTGCACCAAGACAACCGACGGCTCTTCATGCAAAGCATTCACCCCAAATAAATGCGTTATCCCTGAGAATATGTGCACTCAAGGCGGCGCTACCGGAGAATCCTTAGTAGGTGATGGAACAACACCTGCAGAGGAGACGCCAGCACCGCCTGCGCTGAGGAGGGCTACTCGCAGGGGGAACCGGCGGGTATGA
- the LOC113807791 gene encoding uncharacterized protein, producing the protein MVQQHRGSQRLGVLRLWAVSGIQETVEMISRAWLAEKFISPFMCRVSVKDNIWCMVPSLTEASMRRVPAEECSFDPWCGALIHQDTAPPLVTRLTVLWVALLVSLMVIWAPRILTFRPQNPALIWLRRQTQRFVLLLAAGGAVLQLVLEHLILPALLPPERLLTHTVSLFAFCFANLVTTVVLMARPTGREALKTHSLGERTPASTTDPQGVLRDIVEDKLP; encoded by the exons ATGGTGCAACAG CACAGGGGTTCGCAGCGGCTCGGGGTTCTGAGGCTGTGGGCTGTCAGCGGCATCCAGGAGACCGTGGAAATGATCTCTCGAGCGTGGTTGGCGGAGAAGTTCATTTCCCCTTTTATGTGTCGCGTTTCGGTGAAGGACAACATCTGGTGCATGGTTCCCTCTCTGACTGAGGCCTCG ATGCGTCGCGTGCCGGCCGAGGAGTGCTCGTTCGACCCCTGGTGCGGCGCCCTCATCCACCAGGACACGGCGCCGCCCCTGGTGACTCGCTTGACGGTACTGTGGGTGGCGCTGCTGGTGTCCCTCATGGTCATCTGGGCGCCGCGGATCCTCACCTTCCGCCCGCAGAACCCCGCCCTCATCTGGCTCAGG CGCCAGACACAGCGTTTCGTGTTGTTGCTGGCCGCTGGGGGCGCTGTCCTCCAGCTGGTGTTGGAGCACCTGATCCTGCCCGCCCTTCTGCCGCCCGAGCGACTCCTCACCCACACCGTGTCCTTGTTCGCTTTCTGCTTCGCCAATCTAGTCACGACCGTCGTCCTGATGGCGCGGCCGACGGGAAGAGAAGCGCTTAAAACCCATTCCCTCGGAGAGCGGACCCCGGCGTCGACCACTGACCCGCAGGGAGTGCTGAGGGACATCGTTGAAGATAAACTACCCTGA